In Drosophila willistoni isolate 14030-0811.24 chromosome XR unlocalized genomic scaffold, UCI_dwil_1.1 Seg144, whole genome shotgun sequence, one DNA window encodes the following:
- the LOC6639159 gene encoding eukaryotic translation initiation factor 2A, protein MAAAAEGVVPTLAIRSSVAVELWSSGGSKLPYEHKPNLPREETKNSRSICFSPDGRYFAFSNGLVVKVLEAGKDQNGTWPIQCQLPRPKAFYLKFSPRGNYLCTWEHYAITKDRPEGAPNLLVYDVATGNEVFAIVQKNQTDWEPSWSSDESIFAMVVGGEALFYDLGPDAIKGFASTTRTIGGSRGGMLSLGPGHCPPFLAFYTPGAKGAPSMCKLYKYPALGQNQTVACKSFFQADRVEMLWNKRGTGLLLLTSTEVDKTGASYYGNQAVHFMATKGDTCSVPLSKEGPVHSVKWSPKANEFVVVYGYMPSKAALYNLKCDVVFDFGEGPRNCAYFNPFGNLIVLAGFGNLPGAVEVWDVSKREKLANLKCADTTFFEWHPNGEWFVTATTAPRLRISNGFKVYHYSGALLHETMWPTGQELLGIEWQQYPDNTFTEPKITKAKHEGIKSSQPEASKKAYTPPHLRLLKEGKNPEKYLPQPSIPGLTLTTGGGAGGANNKSKNKQQKRNRRDVVNNVNNGGGVAASDAAPPTGEDQSLQQQQQQQQAAPFNKSRQQQYHQARQHQTENAADQQQQQRNHNHHQQQHPQANGQNISEKDRKIRSVAKKLSDIKKLKARQGQGETLELNQLNKIEMEARYLDELKALKLSA, encoded by the exons ATGGCTGCGGCTGCGGAAGGTGTTGTTCCTACCCTTGCAA TTCGCTCTAGCGTGGCTGTTGAGCTGTGGTCATCGGGTGGCTCCAAGTTGCCATATGAGCACAAACCCAATTTGCCGCGAGAGGAGACGAAAAATTCCAGATCGATTTGCTTTAGTCCCGATGGCCGTTATTTTGCGTTTTCAAATGGCCTGGTGGTGAAAGTGCTGGAAGCAGGGAAGGATCAGAATGGAACATGGCCTATACAGTGCCAATTGCCACGTCCCAAGGCATTCTATTTGAAATTCTCGCCACGTGGCAATTATCTATGCACCTGGGAGCATTATGCTATAACTAAGGATCGTCCAGAAGGAGCGCCAAATCTACTTGTTTACGATGTGGCCACCGGGAATGAAGTTTTTGCCATTGTGCAAAAAAATCAAACTGATTGGGAACCATCATGGTCATCAGACGAATCGATATTCGCTATGGTCGTTGGTGGTGAAGCTTTATTCTATGATTTGGGTCCCGATGCAATTAAAGGATTTGCCTCAACAACAAGGACAATTGGCGGCAGCCGTGGCGGTATGCTATCCCTGGGTCCAGGACATTGTCCACCATTTCTAGCCTTCTATACGCCCGGTGCCAAGGGTGCTCCCTCCATGTGCAAATTGTACAAATATCCCGCCTTGGGTCAAAATCAAACCGTGGCCTGCAAAAGTTTCTTCCAAGCGGATCGTGTCGAAATGTTATGGAATAAACGAGGCACTGGCCTCCTTTTGCTTACCAGCACCGAGGTAGATAAGACTGGCGCCTCATACTATGGAAATCAAGCCGTTCATTTTATGGCCACCAAAGGTGACACCTGTTCGGTGCCATTATCCAAAGAGGGGCCCGTCCATTCGGTTAAATGGAGTCCCAAGGCCAATGAATTTGTCGTCGTTTATGGTTATATGCCCTCAAAGGCCGCCCTATATAATCTCAAGTGTGATGTCGTCTTCGATTTCGGTGAGGGTCCGCGTAATTGTGCCTATTTCAATCCATTCGGTAATCTAATTGTCTTGGCTGGATTTGGTAATTTGCCCGGAGCTGTCGAAGTCTGGGATGTGTCTAAGCGTGAGAAATTGGCCAATCTAAAATGTGCTGATACAACGTTCTTTGAATGGCATCCGAATGGTGAATGGTTTGTTACCGCAACCACTGCCCCAAGATTAAGGATTAGCAATGG GTTCAAGGTTTATCATTATTCGGGAGCATTGCTTCATGAGACAATGTGGCCGACTGGTCAGGAACTGCTTGGTATTGAATGGCAACAATATCCTGATAATACATTTACGGAACCGAAAATTACCAAGGCGAAGCATGAGGGTATTAAATCAAGTCAACCGGAGGCAAGCAAAAAGGCCTACACACCGCCCCATCTGCGCCTGTTGAAGGAGGGCAAGAATCCGGAGAAATATTTGCCGCAGCCCAGCATTCCCGGATTAACGCTGACAACCGGCGGCGGAGCAG GTGGCGCCAATAATAAGAGCAAAAACAAGCAACAGAAACGCAATAGAAGGGATGTTGTGAATAATGTTAATAATGGTGGCGGTGTCGCTGCCTCAGATGCCGCACCGCCAACAGGGGAAGATCAAtcactgcagcagcagcagcaacagcaacaggcgGCTCCATTCAACAAGTCGAGACAGCAGCAATATCATCAGGCCAGACAACATCAGACCGAGAATGCAGCcgatcagcagcagcagcaacggaATCACAaccatcatcagcagcagcatcccCAGGCCAATGGCCAGAATATCAGCGAAAAGGATCGCAAAATTCGTAGCGTGGCCAAGAAGCTATCTGACATTAAGAAGCTAAAGGCCCGACAAGGTCAGGGCGAAACCCTGGAATTAAATCAattgaataaaattgaaatggaaGCAAGGTACCTGGATGAGCTCAAGGCTCTGAAGTTGTCCGCCTAA
- the LOC6639510 gene encoding small integral membrane protein 8 has protein sequence MSENKAKGPHQPGEGIRSMRSTSVFRLINFELYTKPNTIIMGIGLAAITGVFGYIAYMRYKYESLGYYVAIKEDGQEQFVKKKSNWEI, from the exons atgaGTGAAAACAAAGCCAAAGGACCCCATCAACCAGGAGAGGGTATACGCTCCATGCGTAGCACCAGCGTGTTtcgtttaattaactttgaatTGTACACAAAACCG AACACGATAATCATGGGAATAGGACTGGCGGCTATTACCGGTGTCTTTGGCTATATAGCCTATATGCGTTATAAATATGAGAGCTTGGGCTATTATGTGGCCATCAAGGAAGATGGTCAAGAGCAGTTTgttaaaaagaaatcaaattgggagatttaa
- the LOC6639508 gene encoding microtubule-associated serine/threonine-protein kinase 1, with product MSRQETASSSSLALGATTTTSSSSSSSSSNTTTTTTTTTTTSSKISTSTPQKGDDPHRDEEEFINRSIASEIDANDVISMSIDSSNNSNSTAATTGPTLSGSPVAKRQLNSANLSRIRPQSSYSARVLIFDDSDQEAAAAVAALAAGASSSNSSAKSCSGLELLPTSPAKLSIGNDSSTNGSSMMRNLNLTKSSSGGLSGSSSSLHSRGYTALLRKISYQQHTNSLRAVSSEASNLLRMRHSSLGKSAPCLTGNYFRQELAAAAAAAAAAAPPSNQASFQGSAAANASPGLNISRSGSCAGIGLAKQHHHHHHLHGVVMRGSTGSSSSGSSSGISSSGVAHHRLSLVTNAAGVAAAVAGSRAHSPYSASPVDSPRLNSPMPFAFAPIKRIASCRGVVDGRRWSVASLPSSGYGTTPGSSNLSSQCSSQEALNQLPPPAPSAAGVQEDAAAVAAGACCAEHLKQHCPKHCALLLAATQKPTQQQQQPSPKPVQLHPQKIVTGCINCCAELNVVCSGQQGVASGGGGGGQPANSSPSQAIPGGRMSPYFRPRSRSLSSPSRSPIVDNEIAVMNTLYKERFPKATQQMEERLKHFIHENKSAACSSFRDSQPIVRFVHHQVLEMARDCLHKSEAKLITSQYFYELSDNLERLLVETKEKSPEAAAELSGVIKKLLLIISRPARLLECLEFDPQEFYELLEAAEGHAKAMPVIKADIPQYIIHKLGLNRDPIAELQQELRETQQMCSEQVTVEASQDSSGALLLNSPLTCAAKQLSNLALDGLLDNSNPNASSGSSTPQAKLPTQPPQTPVAPTDAHPAPSFALAVSQLNEREANANALLSSGQQQQPLPHENDFDIVKLISNGAYGAVYLVKHKTTRQRFAMKKINKNNLILRNQVEQVFAERDILSFADNPFVVSMYCSFETKKHLCLVMEYVEGGDCGTLLKNIGPLPADMARFYFAETVLAVEYLHSYGIVHRDLKPDNLLITALGHIKLTDFGLSKMGLMSLATNLYEGYIDSETRQFSDKQVYGTPEYIAPEVILRQGYGKPVDWWSMGIILYEFLIGCVPFFGETAEELFAHTVNDDIEWPDSEDWPVQGEAKDIITQLLQQNPRDRLGTQTGALEMKEHVYFLGMDWNSLLRQKAEFVPQLSHEDDTSYFDTRMDRYNHDLAGEDTDDTDDTPVFGSFNSYTPQYRKQHYSWSRNANSTNSTTTTIDGVNKGTLLTSLPSRAQEFMITSSSAMTMPSTTMIPAGAAAAAAASGALPKLKTSNAICTLGSNANDGVINKFLNTPQLRKLDLSSSQLKVPSTPDAEYLPELLHNVTIGNDAELRMLKHYLQQPTSTVQRLQQRHSMPPNTTTIISTPATPPPTQTAATPPTTTVSSFSRSTPESSQTDSDDFSPQINRKRKGVCARDILPRFSISIEDETISAGSSSAENVNMPREQSPLALQHQPKSMDGTSSTSGSSSSSMKHHRSRSIVKSASALGLSLMTSLDNSQLAAQLCGIQSPGGGGNGSSTASSRDTSPCRELSPLVTNLKPPIIIRRGPRGFGFTVHTIRVYYGDTDFYTMHHLVMAVDEGSPAFEAGLRPADLITHVNGEAVQGLFHTQVLQLLLSGGEHVTLRATPLEHTSIQSGGRKRDLMQSKLAKKGLNRQKKQTKREHDKKRKTSLFRRISSKRANAEMQQYSAGTSSPTTPSARNLSPLDSSYHSQSAANSSSTSPSSSSPNTPTGSSASNSGAGAVGGGGGVGGGGGGVTPALVQLPLAAPTNQVVLLPHVGAAVGSSPTSVGNVPVSPTGVVPQLYQRPSTLHGLKHKLHAPTTSNAANPAGGLKTLHTTSNNSLPNRRKSVGHIPLSPLARTPSPSPLPSSPTRSPSPLAFPLVGHQPGASNTTQSYSPGSTLPTLQAAASSNNKKGGFARTKSAEPSSPLLRRALSPDRLHPRSAETKISPLCCSPPIKQPTHQRVVATTWRPAAGSGGASGATGTAAAGPTTQQPVNANAEESQGRPSAAVAVAVTTAAAVPSAATTASDAAVITLANCELLPRIAEEKDSPTSTQDSSSSVSEGFMPAIEEYAEGESSSSPTQTLEKPDKQKSTGIASIDDMWYQNQEALNKAKKIEIVKSQTPPTQQQQQQQQQQQQQNATSKSKPIPSSACKTSMTTTKHASPSVTILTPVRKEPLTTPTNPSAKQKK from the exons ATGAGCCGCCAGGAGACGGCGTCATCGTCATCGCTTGCTCTGGGAGCAACaaccaccaccagcagcagtagtagcagtagcagcagcaacaccacaaccaccaccaccactaccACCACCACATCTAGTAAAATATCCACCTCAACTCCTCAAAAGGGTGATGACCCGCATCGCGATGAGGAGGAGTTCATTAATCGGAGTATCGCTAGTGAGATCGATGCCAATGATGTCATATCCATGTCCATTGATAGCAGCAATAATAGCAATAGCACTGCTGCCACAACAGGTCCCACTTTGAGTGGCAGTCCCGTGGCCAAACGTCAATTGAACTCGGCGAATCTGTCGCGCATACGACCGCAATCAAGTTATTCGGCTCGTGTCCTCATCTTTGATGATTCGGATCAGGAGGCAGCGGCAGCAGTTGCCGCCTTGGCAGCTGGCGCTTCGTCATCGAATAGCAGTGCCAAATCGTGTAGTGGCTTGGAACTGTTGCCCACATCGCCAGCAAAGCTGTCGATTGGCAACGATAGCAGCACCAATGGCtcttcgatgatgcggaatcTGAATCTTACGAAAAGCTCATCGGGCGGTCTATCGGGCAGTTCCAGTTCGCTACATTCGCGTGGTTATACAGCTTTGCTACGCAAAATCTCTTATCAGCAGCATACAAACTCCTTAAGGGCCGTCAGTAGTG AGGCCTCCAATTTATTGCGTATGCGGCATTCGTCTCTGGGAAAATCAGCTCCATGTTTAACTGGAAACTATTTTCGTCAAGAACtggctgccgctgctgctgctgctgcagccgcTGCTCCGCCTTCCAATCAGGCATCATTTCAGGGATCGGCGGCGGCAAATGCTTCGCCTGGTCTCAATATCTCACGTTCGGGTAGCTGTGCTGGCATCGGTTTGGCcaagcagcatcatcatcatcatcatttgcATGGTGTGGTAATGCGTGGCTCGactggcagcagcagctctgGTTCCTCCTCTGGCATCTCATCAAGCGGTGTGGCCCATCATCGTCTCAGTTTGGTCACCAATGCTGCCGGCGTAGCCGCAGCTGTGGCCGGATCTCGTGCCCACTCGCCCTACTCAGCGAGCCCAGTGGATAGTCCACGTCTCAATTCACCCAtgccatttgcatttgcaCCCATTAAAAGGATAGCCTCGTGTCGCGGTGTGGTCGACGGTCGTCGCTGGTCAGTGGCATCGCTGCCCTCATCCGGCTACGGCACTACGCCAGGCAGCTCGAATCTATCATCCCAGTGCTCGAGCCAGGAAGCACTCAATCAATTGCCGCCGCCGGCACCATCTGCCGCTGGCGTCCAAGAGGATGCGGCAGCTGTGGCCGCTGGAGCTTGTTGTGCCGAGCATTTGAAGCAGCATTGCCCCAAGCATTGTGCATTGCTATTGGCCGCCACTCAAAAgccaacacaacaacaacaacaaccatcaCCTAAGCCGGTCCAGCTGCATCCGCAGAAGATTGTAACCGGCTGCATAAATTGTTGTGCCGAGCTTAATGTGGTCTGCAGTGGCCAACAAGGTGTCGcttctggtggtggtggtggtggtcaGCCAGCTAATAGCTCACCCTCACAGGCTATTCCTGGAGGACGTATGTCACCATATTTTCGTCCACGCTCGCGCTCTTTATCCAGTCCCTCGCGTTCACCCATTGTCGACAATGAGATTGCCGTGATGAATACCCTCTACAAGGAACGTTTCCCCAAGGCCACCCAACAGATGGAGGAGCGTCTGAAGCATTTCATCCATGAAAACAAGAGTGCAGCATGCAGCAGCTTTCGAGATTCTCAGCCCATAGTGCG GTTTGTTCATCATCAGGTTTTGGAAATGGCACGCGATTGCCTACATAAATCGGAGGCCAAGTTGATAACTTCGCAATATTTCTACGAATTAAGCGATAATCTGGAACGTTTGCTCGTCGAGACAAAGGAAAAGTCACCAGAGGCTGCAGCCGAGCTGAGTGGAGTGATTAAGAAACTTTTGTTAATTATCTCTCGTCCGGCCCGTCTGCTCGAATGCCTGGAATTCGATCCACAAGAGTTTTACGAACTACTCGAGGCAGCTGAGGGACATGCTAAGGCTATGCCGGTGATAAAAGCCGATATACCGCAatatataatacataaatTGGGCCTAAATCGTGATCCTATAGCTGAACTGCAGCAGGAGCTAAGAGAAACGCAACAAATGTGCTCGGAACAGGTTACAGTGGAGGCATCCCAGGATTCAAGTGGAGCTCTGTTGCTTAATTCGCCATTGACATGTGCTGCCAAGCAATTGAGCAATCTGGCCTTGGATGGCCTGCTAGATAATAGTAATCCGAATGCCAGCAGCGGATCAAGCACACCGCAGGCCAAATTGCCAACACAACCACCCCAGACGCCAGTCGCACCCACAGATGCCCATCCGGCACCCAGTTTCGCTCTGGCTGTTAGTCAACTCAATGAACGTGAGGCCAATGCTAATGCCCTGCTTTCCTCtggccagcagcaacaacctTTACCCCATGAAAACGATTTTGACATTGTCAAGCTGATCTCAAATGGCGCCTATGGAGCCGTCTATCTGGTGAAGCACAAGACCACACGCCAACGCTTTGCCATGaagaaaatcaataaaaataatctCATCCTGCGTAATCAAGTGGAACAAGTGTTTGCCGAACGTGACATACTCTCGTTTGCCGATAATCCCTTTGTGGTCAGCATGTACTGCTCCTTCGAGACAAAGAAACATCTCTGCCTGGTCATGGAGTATGTGGAGGGTGGCGATTGTGGTACTCTCTTAAAGAACATTGGACCTCTGCCCGCGGACATGGCACGATTCTATTTTGCCGAAACAGTATTAGCCGTAGAGTATCTACATAGCTATGGTATTGTCCATCGTGATCTCAAACCGGATAATTTGCTCATCACTGCATTGGGTCATATCAAGCTAACCGATTTTGGACTATCCAAAATGGGTTTAATGTCATTGGCAACCAATCTGTATGAGGGTTACATTGACTCGGAGACACGACAGTTTTCCGACAAGCAG GTTTACGGCACACCCGAGTATATAGCCCCAGAGGTTATTCTACGTCAGGGATATGGCAAACCAGTCGATTGGTGGTCCATGGGCATCATACTCTACGAGTTTCTTATTGGCTGTGTGCCCTTTTTTGGTGAAACGGCTGAGGAACTGTTTGCCCATACGGTGAACGATGACATCGAGTGGCCCGATAGCGAGGATTGGCCGGTACAAGGGGAGGCCAAAGATATTATAACACAATTGTTGCAACAAAATCCCCGTGATCGTTTGGGCACTCAGACTGGAGCCTTAGAGATGAAGGAGCATGTCTATTTCCTGGGCATGGATTGGAATTCATTGTTGCGTCAGAAGGCTGAATTTGTTCCACAACTATCGCACGAGGATGACACAAGCTATTTTGACA CACGCATGGATCGCTATAATCATGATTTGGCCGGTGAGGATACAGACGATACTGATGATACGCCAGTCTTTGGTAGCTTCAATTCATATACACCGCAATATAGAAAACAACACTATAGTTGGTCACGGAATGCCAATTCCACCAACAGCACCACAACCACAATAGATGGAGTAAACAAGGGAACATTGTTGACATCATTGCCATCGAGGGCTCAGGAATTTATGATCACTTCATCATCGGCCATGACGATGCCATCAACGACAATGATaccagcaggagcagcagcagcagcagcagcatcaggaGCATTACCCAAATTAAAAACGTCAAATGCCATTTGTACATTGGGATCTAATGCTAATGATGGAGtgattaataaatttttaaatactccaCAATTGCGTAAATTGGAT CTCTCGTCTAGCCAATTGAAGGTACCCTCGACCCCGGATGCCGAATATTTACCCGAACTTCTTCATAATGTTACAATTGGTAACGATGCCGAGCTCCGAATGCTCAAGCATTATTTGCAGCAACCGACGTCCACTGTACAGAGATTGCAACAGCGTCACAGTATGCCACCGAACACGACGACGATCATTAGCACACCAGCTACACCGCCGCCGACCCAAACCGCCGCTACACCACCTACAACCACTGTGAGCAGTTTCTCACGCAGCACACCGGAGAGTTCGCAAACGGATAGCGATGACTTCTCGCCCCAAATCAATCGCAAGCGGAAGGGTGTCTGCGCCCGTGATATTTTGCCACGCTTCTCCATTTCGATTGAGGATGAGACCATTTCGGCAGGCAGCTCATCGGCGGAGAATGTGAATATGCCCAGAGAGCAGTCGCCGTTGGCTCTGCAGCATCAACCGAAATCTATGGATGGCACTAGCAGCAcaagtggcagcagcagcagcagcatgaAGCATCATCGTTCCCGGTCAATTGTGAAATCGGCCTCAGCTTTGGGTCTCTCTCTTATGACTTCACTGGACAATTCGCAATTGGCCGCCCAACTGTGTGGCATTCAGTCGCCAGGTGGTGGAGGCAATGGTTCGAGCACGGCCAGTTCCAGGGACACGTCGCCGTGCCGGGAACTCTCCCCACTGGTTACCAATCTGAAGCCGCCCATCATTATACGCCGTGGCCCACGAGGATTTGGCTTCACTGTGCACACAATACGTGTGTATTATGGTGATACAGATTTCTATACGATGCATCATTTGGTCATGGCCGTAGATGAGGGTAGTCCGGCATTTGAGGCCGGCTTGAGGCCAGCTGATCTAATAACTCATGTTAATGGAGAAGCTGTCCAGGGGCTATTCCATACCCAAGTACTGCAATTGCTTCTCAGTGGCGGCGAACATGTTACATTGAGGGCCACTCCTCTGGAGCACACGAGCATACAGAGCGGTGGTCGGAAGCGTGATCTCATGCAGAGCAAGCTGGCCAAGAAGGGTCTCAATCGTCAGAAGAAACAAACGAAGCGAGAGCACGATAAGAAGCGAAAGACATCGCTTTTCCGTAGGATAAGCAGTAAGCGTGCCAATGCGGAGATGCAGCAATATTCCGCTGGCACTAGTTCACCCACCACGCCATCGGCTAGGAATCTTTCACCCTTGGATTCATCGTATCATAGCCAATCGGCGGCAAATTCCTCATCCACTTCACCATCATCCTCATCGCCCAATACACCGACTGGTTCAAGTGCCTCTAATAGCGGCGCCGGAGCTGTCGGAGGAGGCGGCGGAGTAggcggtggaggaggaggagtaaCACCTGCATTAGTCCAATTGCCATTGGCCGCACCCACCAATCAGGTTGTGCTCCTACCACATGTAGGAGCTGCTGTTGGCAGCAGTCCCACATCAGTGGGAAATGTACCAG TGTCTCCCACAGGAGTGGTGCCGCAGCTTTATCAACGTCCATCCACCTTACATGGTCTCAAGCACAAGTTACACGCTCCCACAACATCGAATGCCGCCAATCCAGCTGGTGGATTGAAAACCTTACACACAACAAGCAATAACTCACTGCCCAATCGAAGGAAATCGGTGGGGCATATACCACTATCTCCATTGGCACGTACACCGTCGCCATCGCCTCTGCCATCCTCTCCAACACGATCGCCATCGCCCCTGGCCTTTCCGCTAGTGGGTCATCAGCCAGGAGCATCAAACACGACTCAATCGTACAGTCCGGGAAGTACTTTGCCCACATTGCAAGCGGCTGCGAGTTCAAACAACAAGAAGGGGGGATTTGCGCGTACCAAGTCAGCGGAACCAAGTTCACCATTGCTTAGACGTGCTCTGTCCCCAGATCGACTGCATCCGCGCAGTGCAGAGACTAAGATATCACCTCTCTGCTGCTCGCCGCCCATCAAGCAGCCGACACATCAACGGGTGGTGGCCACCACCTGGAGGCCAGCGGCAGGCTCTGGCGGAGCTAGTGGCGCAACCGGAACGGCAGCAGCTGGACCAACAACCCAGCAGCCGGTCAATGCAAATGCCGAGGAATCTCAAGGAAGGCCATCAGCAGCAGTGGCGGTTGCAGTCACCACTGCAGCAGCAGTTCCATCTGCTGCTACTACTGCTTCGGATGCTGCTGTCATCACGCTAGCCAATTGTGAACTGTTGCCCCGAATTGCCGAAGAGAAAGATTCGCCCACCAGCACTCAGGACAGTAGTAGTAGTGTCTCCGAGGGATTTATGCCCGCCATTGAGGAGTATGCCGAGGGCGAGTCTTCCTCATCGCCCACACAAACGCTAGAGAAGCCGGACAAACAGAAATCTACTGGCATCGCCAGCATCGATGACATGTGGTATCAAAATCAAGAAGCCCTAAATAAGGCTAAAAAGATCGAAATTG TTAAGAGTCAAACACCaccaacacaacaacaacaacaacaacaacaacagcaacagcaacaaaatgcCACTTCTAAATCCAAACCCATCCCATCCAGTGCCTGTAAAACTTCGATGACAACGACAAAGCACGCCAGCCCCAGTGTAACCATATTAACGCCAGTACGCAAAGAGCCACTAACGACTCCGACGAATCCATCCGCCAAGCAAAAGAAGTAG
- the LOC6639509 gene encoding probable Ufm1-specific protease 2 codes for MLPKLKISAFLLKRLERVKLQCSGVLYGVFYGDGTLLVLSFNIESSVGQLNYEQLLQRFPAEMDLCGLVKFGDCSDAEAHLSEVISSVDITDNPILLKCELGTLVGLRASFFVHGKLEDVPYEVMEAEQLYNDFCFTRLHCGFNLQTAETPEALSREMHVLRKRVADGSLVFHVPQTNIWVTSCGPQDKRFTSESRIENLLELLPKRESVTGTASSKKKQDKETQDKSRNLAVVGCDYEVINLDVLQSRTREATTVQSQPHPALSICLTALEQPKVALPLEVEAMAILCKKTKMLRLYDVLIESICRALRLFEQSLNEYLQESESGGKLLVPKSYHFYPQEFGHFLSCAYLEDLKDDDPSMLERRKKLHRQFSLPVSRPYFRRANQCQFINHLEEAPWTPLLNTHLGLRPSGVADGKEYLVNGNYHYYHYLQQQVQDKGWGCAYRSLQTICSWFLLQGYSEASIPTHLQIQEYLHKIDDKPASFVGSTQWIGSTELSMCLQGFLNVDSKILHVTSGAELATVASELAMHFQTQGTPVMIGGGVLAHTIIGVDYCVQSGQVKFLILDPHYTGADDLATIQIKGWCGWKGMDFWDKRSYYNLCMPQRPILY; via the exons ATGCTGCCCAAACTAAAGATATCAGCGTTCCTGCTCAAG CGTTTGGAGCGTGTGAAGCTGCAGTGCAGCGGCGTTTTATATGGAGTCTTCTACGGTGATGGCACTCTGCTGGTGTTGAGTTTTAACATTGAATCAAGCGTAGGTCAATTGAACTATGAGCAATTGCTGCAGAGATTTCCAGCCGAAATGGATCTATGTGGTCTGGTCAAATTCGGTGATTGTTCGGATGCTGAGGCCCATTTGAGTGAGGTGATCTCATCGGTCGATATAACGGATAATCCCATATTGTTGAAATGTGAACTTGGCACACTGGTGGGACTGCGAGCTAGCTTTTTTGTCCATGGCAAACTGGAGGATGTGCCCTACGAGGTTATGGAGGCCGAGCAGCTGTACAATGATTTCTGTTTCACACGATTGCACTGTGGTTTCAATTTGCAAACGGCAGAGACACCCGAAGCTTTGTCCAGAGAGATGCATGTACTCAGGAAGCGTGTAGCCGATGGCAGTCTTGTGTTTCATGTGCCGCAAACAAATATCTGGGTAACGAGTTGTGGTCCCCAGGATAAGAGATTTACCAGTGAATCGAGAATAGAGAATTTATTGGAACTTCTGCCTAAGCGGGAGTCTGTTACGGGAACGGCCAGCAGCAAGAAGAAGCAAGACAAAGAAACACAAGATAAATCCAGAAATTTGGCTGTCGTCGGATGTGATTACGAGGTGATCAATTTGGATGTTCTGCAGAGTAGGACACGAGAAGCAACAACAGTTCAGTCACAGCCCCATCCGGCCCTGAGTATATGTCTTACGGCCCTAGAACAGCCAAAAGTAGCATTGCCCCTCGAGGTGGAGGCCATGGCCATTCTGTGtaagaaaaccaaaatgttACGTCTTTACGATGTTCTAATCGAGAGCATATGCCGTGCTCTGAGGCTGTTCGAGCAGAGCCTCAACGAATATCTGCAAGAATCGGAGAGTGGTGGCAAACTTTTGGTGCCGAAAAGCTATCATTTCTATCCACAGGAGTTTGGCCACTTTCTAAGCTGTGCTTACCTAGAAGATTTGAAAGATGACGACCCAAGCATGTTGGAGAGAAGAAAGAAACTCCATAGGCAATTCTCGTTACCCGTTTCTCGACCCTATTTCCGGCGGGCCAATCAATGCCAATTCATTAACCATTTGGAAGAAGCGCCATGGACACCGCTTCTAAATACTCATCTGGGGCTTCGGCCCAGTGGCGTTGCCGATGGCAAGGAGTATCTAGTTAATGGCAATTACCATTACTATCATTATCTGCAGCAGCAGGTTCAGGACAAGGGCTGGGGCTGTGCCTATCGATCACTTCAAACCATTTGCTCCTGGTTCCTGCTGCAGGGTTACTCCGAAGCATCCATTCCCACACATCTGCAGATTCAGGAATATCTGCACAAAATCGACGATAAACCAGCATCGTTTGTGGGCTCTACCCAATGGATTGGCTCGACAGAGCTCAGCATGTGCCTGCAAGGTTTCCTCAATGTAGACTCCAAGATTCTTCATGTGACATCGGGTGCTGAGCTAGCGACAGTTGCATCCGAGCTGGCCATGCATTTCCAAACACAGGGCACTCCCGTCATGATTGGAGGCGGAGTCCTGGCCCACACTATCATTGGCGTGGATTATTGTGTTCAGAGTGGCCAAGTGAAGTTCCTTATACTGGATCCCCACTACACTGGAGCCGATGATTTGGCCACCATACAAATAAAAGGCTGGTGCGGTTGGAAAGGCATGGATTTCTGGGATAAACGCAGTTATTATAATCTCTGTATGCCTCAGAGACCGATTCTATATTAA